GGAGGAACACCTTGAGAACGCCCTCTCCGTAACAAGAGCTAGGAAGGTACGTTACTTCCGTGATGTCTTCTCTTTTCTTACTTTTTTGTTTCAAGAACAACCATGCGCTTATATTTAATTACTTTGTTGCAGACAGAACTAATGTTGAAGCTTGTCGAGAACCTTAAAGAAAAGGTTAGATATATGCTTCCAAGTTTATAGCTAGCACTTTAGTTATATTATGGTCGTGTTGTGTTAGTTTATCTAAGTCTGCTTCATGAGGTCGCAAGCCTATCTCCAACCTATTGCCAATGTATCCTAGTCTTTTCAGGACCATTTGAATGTTTTGAATTAAAAGTCTGAAGTTAGGTCTATAAACTTTATATATGAGTAAATTGATGTGTTGATCTTTAAAACAGGAGAAGTTGCTGGAAGAGGAGAACCATGTTTTGGCTAGCCAGGtaactaaagttttttttgttacggTTTAAGTTTCGATCCGATTGGCACAGTTCAAGTATATAGTTCTTACTTTTACTTGCTCAAGGGTAATTATATAACTTGAAAAAGGGAAACTTGAAAAAGGGAAGATTACATATTATCTGGGGAGCCTAAACCAAAGTGAAGCTTGTAGGCTAGTAGAGAATATGCTATTTTGCAGGCTGAAACATGCTTGCAAACTTAAAGTTAAAAGCTCAAAAGTCAGAAACACAAAGCATGAAAGCAAGATTCATAATCGTTATCAGTTTAAATTTGTAGTAGCAAAAGAATATTCCTCGGgtaattaataaatacagaaatacaatgatagagagagaagggaatagccggaaaagaaaaaaaagagagttgaaTTATTTCTAAATGGATAAAAAGTGGGTTTGACctaatatgtatttattttacagATGGAGAAGAGTAATCTTGTGCGAGCCGAAGCTGATAATATGGATGTCTCACCAGGACAAATCTCCGACATCAATCTTCCGGTAACGCTCCCACTGCTTAATTAGTCACCTTTAATCGGCGAATAAATAAAATCCAAAACatataactaaaacaaacaagaTGTGTAATTATCCCCTTGTAAAGGGTGTACGTTGTATAATCTATACTCTCTCTCCGGCTCGAGAGGCTTCGGGTGTAAAACTATTTCAGATTTATGTAAGATAGAAAATCTATGCAAGACACTTTCAAACTTTGTACCTTGCTTTGTCGACAGAGAATTACTTCGAGCTTGCTTGTGTATCCCTCTGTTCGGTTAAAATCTATGTTTGCACTTTGACCCAAAACAACTTTGTTTGCTTCTAACATTTGCACCGAACAAGAAAAGAACTGTCTTTGCTTCACGGTGAAGAAGCATACGGCTTACTTTGCAAAGGAGACTTGGGCAGTCTCTGGCGCTTTCTCTTTTGTGGactattttgtttgtatttaaGACGTGTAGTGGCTGTCATCGGTTTCTTTGGGCCCGCCCAATAAGTCTAGTTTGTAAGATCAATTGCTGGTAATGTGACCGACCATCATTTGGACAAGAATCTTAGAGCACCCCCGTTAGTGAACCCCATGAATAAAAAGGGttcacaaagtatttttttattatatttttttttggtttgatttttgttttaaaaaaaaaattattttttcggaCCAATCACGGGCCGCCACATGCCGTGGAAcccgcgctacagtgatgaaccAGGTTCACTAAGAAGAGGTGGAGAGAGACAAGTTCATCACTATTCCTTATTTtaatacttcttttttttggaatcTGTGTGAATTCTCCGGTAAGTTCACTAATGGGGGTGTCTCTTTACTAATCCAGCGGTCACTTTCACCTTCCAAGTACCAACGTTTTCCCTATTATTATAAGCCAAGGTTAACGTCAAAACTGAATTTAATCAGACATGACTATTTATAAAGTTCTTTGAATTAAATAATACTGTACATAACCAACCTACGATAATGGTTTAAtcattactagattttgatccgcgtagGCGCGCGGGTgtacattttgaaaaatatgttgatatttgtttttcatgtaattattaaggttttacaaaatgaatccaaagaacataaccgataccgatccgaaaatatagtaccaaacccgaacataaattgattaaatattcgaattattcaaaattttgttatttagagaaccaaatctgatccgaaccgaagtattcgggtacccgaatttatctaaaaatagatttatatacttatatatatattaattatttttagatttaacgtatataaaacattaagaatgatacttttaaattggtttaaatacttgaaaatatatatatagatagtcaaaagtaaatatctgcaatagttaaagtatactcaaatcaccaaaaatacttaaaataattattgattccgtatccaaaattttaaatcaaaccaattgatatgttaagcttaggtattctgacatatgttattcaaatttataggtaatatattattttatttatagattttgagaaatttaaaatagataatgatttaaaactttaaaaataatttaaatgggttatccaaacgcgaaccaaacccgcaaagattcgaatcaaactcaaaccaaaatttagaaacatcctaACAGGGCTTAAATCTTTGactccgaaaacccgaaacacaaaccgatcagaaccaaacccgtATGGGTGCCCGAAATCTCATCCctattcattattatatatcgtatactgtcatcatataattaattgtattttatacgtaccatcatataagtaatcatataattaatagtattttatacgtaccatcatataaataattacatatattatatttataaaacttaataggaaatataaaaacgataatttgagttggtatttcaaattgggctttgtattgtatttttattatatatattgacaacatttttgtataatggttattgaaaaatagtttagtaaaaatccatttttgaatatatgtattagtttttaatcaatttttgatataaatcaactttaaattattattttgatttgaaatatgtgtataaagtttaaattttgttttatggttagtttagaaaagaaaaagttttaggCGATTAGATTGACccgttttcgtatattttaaatctcgTCTAGATAGatagttttttataatatgatggacttttaatttttcttaaaaacataagcccattacttttttttttcttaatactactatccttgtttccaaacaaaattatttttttttaaaagactacaatttatgtttccaaacactccaaatttttttaatagtcctattcaagtctccaaacactccaattttgtacttgagttttaataagatagatgataCAAAATCATGGATCAACATGGTTACTCGCTAGTGTTAAAATGCTCTCTTTCGTTAAGACGAAACAAAAGCACGTTGTGGATCGGACCGAAACAAACACGAGTTGACATGTGGAGGAGGCAACACAAACTCTATCCCCATTTGCCTTGGACGGCGGAGGAGGAGCCGCAAGTGGATCTAGCCGACACTAAGTAAGCTTTTTTTCAATTCGCACACGATGCGATACACTTACATCTTTGATACATGTGCCTTTCAGCTTCCTTCTTATATATACTACGTAGCTCGCAAATAATTAATACACAAAACCCCTTCACAAACAACAAACTCCAAAAATTATAGTATCATTCTTCAGATGTTTATGGAGATGGCTAGATCATACGCACCTCTGCTCGCCGTGATGTGTGTTTCGCTACTGCCACTTGCGGCAATGGCGGCTGGAACGCCATTTCATATAGAAGGATGTGTTTACTGCGACACTTGCCGCTTTGGATTTGAGACAATCGCCACCAAATATATCACCGGTGCGTATATTTTCATACTCGTTCGCCTCCTATTTTTCACTGCGTAATTATCAATTAATCATTTGGATCTGATAGTAACATGCAAAGTGACACAATATTGTATTTTACATGAAAATTACTTTTATGTTTAATAGTTTGTGAAACTTTATAATCCCAAATATATAGACTGGCGTTTGGAAGTAAGACTAACGATTATATTTTCGGCTACTTATATTTTCTTCTACTAATCATATACCTTGAGTCCTTActcaatttttttgttgtatgttACATTGTTAGAAACATGgattaaaactttgaatttttgGGGGATGCTGTTTGAATAATAGGGGCAAAACTGAAAATAGTGTGCAAAGACAGTGTGACATTGAAATCGGAGGTTGTCGGTGAGGCGGTGACAGGACGCCGAGGAAGATACAGAGTTTCCGTCAAAGGAGACCGGCAGGACCAGCAATGTCTAGCGGTGCTCGTCAATAGTCCTATCTCTAACTGCCAATTCCCTGATCCTGGTCGCAACACTGCCACCGTAATCCTCACACGTTCTAACGGTGCCGCCTCTACTCGCCACTTCGCCAACGCCATGGGCTTCTTCCGGGACGAACCACTCCGTGGTTGTGCCACTCTCCGCAAACAATACCTCGCCGAAGGTGATTATCGAGCTATTTGAGTCATTTGACTCACCTTTATGCTCatgcaacaaaaacaaaatgttgtttttttgtttttttgcgtAACATTCTAGTTGAGTCTCTAGACATATATAAgaaagtatataaaataaatatgcaaTTTTAACTTTTCTGTTGTGATGTTAATGAAGAAGAGAAATTTATAAACAACTTCGTCCTTGCCTGATGTTTGGCATTATTCATACTTCAGTTGTGATAGACTGATCTCTATTTCTATGTTGGCCCTCTTTTCTCCTGCTTCTTCTAACATCTTCCTTTTTTGTTTGTATCTTTGGTTCGTGTTTAATTcctatttaacattttttttctttcaggtAAGCCatttaacaagaaaaaactGTCGGTAAAGAAGAAAATTATTTGTTGTACATTTGTACATCATATTTTTACTTACAAGAGAATTATATAATGTTACGAAGCTTTCGTATGAGAGCTTACAGAAGACTCTTACTGTAGGTAAAAGTTAGTGATAGAAGATGTTTATCAAAGTCAGTTCACTAGTAAAGAACATGTGATTGGGTAAAATTTATAGCATTTCTATCTTCCATCATTGTTTAAGGTTTCAGTTAACTAAGAATTATGAGAAGTGTTGACAATAGAAAACAATTAAGAATTTAAGATActttttgttgttgatgaatTCTTCAAATCAAACATTGATTATTGCATATAGAGGAAAGGGTTATAATAGGCCCACTAATCTATTAATATAATGGGTCTCATATTGGGCTTCTTTGAACTTCGTAAGCAGTGAGACCACGCGTCGCTAGCCCAATCACGTttcgttaaaaaaaatagagatcggaaaaaaaaatccagaCGGTTTCCCGCCTCAACTAATGCTTTATCATCTTTCTCAATTTTACATAGTTTGAATTATTGAAAGTATTGACCTTTCCTTTTGTGTAAGATGAGTGAAGATAGCAGCAAATCAGTTTCCGAAGAAACCCCGTCTCGCTTTGTGTGATTTAACCAATCTTCCAAAGAAGAGAGATGATCTGTTTTGAACATGGTGACATAGACGTGGATCAGCAAACTGATGGTACTATTATAATAAGCAGTGATACCGAGATAAGGGAGGTATTGCCTCAATGTCAGAATTTAACAGTGAAGACTTGCTAAAGTCTTGCTCTTGTTCTTTTTGCCTTGTAGCTGCTTCTTGGGCTTACGTATTATCTATGTTGATTCAAGTAAAGTTATTGAACTATGGGATTTGTTTCAGCTGCTTGTATCTGGTCGGATCTTCATTACCACGATATCAAAGGTTGATTATCCGGTAAGTCAGttataaactatgtataagCCGCATGCTCATCAGGACACCTAGTAAGTACTCTTGATCAAACGCTGTATGGATTCAAATTCTCTTTAATGTTCGCAGCTCCTCGTGTgaaacttatatatatgtaatatatctTGATGTAATGTATATATGCTTAAAAGAAAAGAACTATGTATATGGACAGCTGCTCTTTGTATTAGTTCTTCCCTCAAACTCTTTGTATCAAGTGGAATATAAGGTTGCAATTAGTGGTCGGCTCTTGCTGATAATCTACAAAGCTTAAACCACtgttaaataacaaaaataacaaatcaTTAACATTGATGAGCTACATAGTCATTGGTTATTAGTTATtacaaattacataaatttctTGCTTTGACTTGAAAAGTCTATGTACTTTTGACGTACATTGCACGTTTGTCAAATCTGAACGTTGTTAATATTGGTGATGGGCTCTTTAGAATTTTGTAAACAATAAGCTGACCCTATAAATTTGGCTTAAGGGTTAATCGACAAAAAAAGCTTAGTAACATTAGTGAAGGTGAACCCAACACTTTTTGGCTTCTAGTTGTTAATAATATGGAAATATTTTCCGCCatcccaaaataaatatttaaaatatcatttcaaCAAATTCCAGTAATATGGAAATATTtatcaccaaaaaaataatcattctcattaattaataaaaaagctTAGAAAAACTATACAGTTATGTATCTGCTACTATCTAAATATTGTGTGTCTCTTTAAGGTTTAAGCtgatatgtttttaatttgcaCATGGATGCATCAATACTGTAGTATGACTTATGACttaagaaaatacataaaaatttgattgtaaatgcattgtttttttgtgaatagcaatttttcataacttttagccaatataaatttaataaatatcattaattttttaaaaatttacaatttttcattaaataatatattgaaaaggtaaaaaatgtatctttttgaaacaattttttttaagaaagtaGATTTTTCTGAAACAGAAGgagtatatttttcaatttaataaatatatatgcttGGTTCTTACTCAATTCACGTTGAGATACTTTCGACAGACACGTATACAGTAATTTGGCTCCCCATTGTTAGGGCATTCACCTTTACAAGAGTTCCCATGTGACACTAGGTGTCGCATTTATTTACCTATATAAATTCATTGGAACACGAGTTAGGCAGAGATCCCATCTTTGTAAAGTATGCGTAATTTAGTCAAAACATAAGGAACATAGTCgcatataataattaataatcagGATGCTCTCATACATATCAAATCTTCCAAACATGTTGAATATTGCAGGTACACTCTCTTAATTAATGTATGCACATCATTAAGGATATtatctatataataattattttatattatgatttcaTAAACGTCTAAAACTATATTTATCTAGGATTCTGGAGCATAGTCCGTTTACTATATATGTAAGTAAACTATAGTATtccaaaaagttaaaaaagcGAGTGAATATTGTCAATGATAAAATGCTCTAGACAGGGTTATAGAAAAGCTCGACCCTCAAAGCGGGGGCCGGTTCCCAAAACACACACGTGTAACAAAATTACGGGAGCTCCAGAAAATAAGACCAGCCCTCTTCTTCATTCTGACAACATgcaagtatatatattaaataaaaatttatttaaatagaaaaaggAGAACAAGAAATAACAGAAAAACCTTCCTCTTTAACTCTTTCAAGGCTTTTGATTATGGACAAACCAATAATAGTTGTGACAAGCGAATAGAATATCGATAAACCTCTAGACTCTACATGAACCTCTTGTATAAACAAGTCAATATTGAATCTGAGCTCCTTCACGTGATTCATTACTATCGCCAAGATCCACACAACTGATATTGTTTATACAAttcattaaaagttaaaacctaTTGCATTTGATGTAAGCATCTACATATATAAGTAAACATGTTAATATTTGTTTAGATTAGTTTCCCTTTCAAATAAgccatttgtatatatatataactttagaAGACGTATCTCATTTAACGTGGTTAGTAATATTATACACAAAGTATGAGATTTGTGGTGTGAAGAGTCTTACCGATCACCAATAATTGCGACTTGAAGgcttaatcaaataattttataaagctAACAACTAACTAAATGTTAGCCTAGAGAGCTAAGTGTCATCCAATGAAAGTGATTGAAGAGAAAGCAAAGAGTGGAGTCCATCTTTCCACGTTCAAATAAAGCGAGGAAGTGAGTTTAGATTGACAACACTTTGGAAATGTCttgttgttttattgttttttccCTCACCCATGTGTccggtttttgttttcttttgcccTTTTACTTTTttgcctcttttttttttttttgaaaactgcccctctattttgtttttaataactacTTTTTAACACACTGATACGATCATATAAGTGGAGTCCAACTTGGCCACTCTTAACTCTTCTCATCGCCACGTTAGAATTGGAACTTTAACGTTTGATTCTGATGTCGTTTTAAGAGATTACAATATATCTCTATTATTTGCTAAATTTAgcaaaatttatttgaattcaTTGTTATACGTATATACATGAAACGGTGATGGCTTTCTAGTTCTTTCTTTGTATGATACTATCCTTATCATGGTATATGGTCCATGTATGATCAAAATGTTTAAGTGTAATAAATCTATGGGTTTCTAGAGTTGTTTTTTTCTGTAGGACATGGACAATGAGAATAGAAttacataaaacaaaaattgtgaaTTTGTGAAATGTCTAAATCCAAAGTGTTTGAAAACACATGCAGCCTTACTGTGAATCTGTGATAGTTAGTCGCATTATACACCCAAAAGCTATGGACAAAAAGCTTTGACCATAGTGACCATCCACTATTATTGATTTGCTATGACACTATACGTATAGTCAcgactctctctctcgctctatACACATCTCAGCTTTCACAGACATTCCGTGCATGCACCTGATGATGCTATTGCCATATATATCCATAGTATGTAGATGTAATCGCATATGTCTATCCAGGCCCGGCCCTGGGCTAAAGTCCATAAAGCAAAGGCTTTGGGCGCCAAAGTTTAACAAAAGGTTAGGGGCACCAAGTACAACCTTACTCCCTTGGTATAGTGGTTTTTGTTCCTGGAATTTAGTCCATCAGTTGTTCTGTTCGAACAAGTTCTTgcctattttttctttatttttatttttgtaatgatATGACAAGACAAATTCTTTTCTTAGGGTAATGATAACAAATGACATGTGATCTTTAAGATACGatggatttttaaaaaatcttaatttcTTCCATTTCagatagtttgtttttttttaattatatttccatttttccactcaattatttttactttatattatataaagtatacaatatatattttctgaatGATATCGGTCATTAATTTCGAAAAAATACGGGCTTGTACATAgttatattaaacttttttttttgacaaaagttATATTAAACTTTTACTTAGTTATATAAAGTATACAATTTCAAATAAAACTGGATAAACTAATAGTTGTTAATTATGTTTTAACGAtctgtttgttttagttttcaatatcttattttgttaaaaaaaatcagtctttgctaatttaattattgttatccactggatattttattcttttttagtatttttaaactaaaatctataaaaataaactatattatatcaTGTGTGAATGAGTacatactttctaaaaaacaattattcaaaattaataaaaaaaaattagaaaatgaaaataaccaattcaaaaatacttttatctttatgtaaattatttttttaaagaaaataaaatttgataatatcttgcataattttcttttgaaactAAATCAAAGATGCATAATTTTTCTTaacaaacttaaaatataaaataaataaatatagttaaaGGGCATTATTTTTTAATGCGCTTTAGGCATCATTCAAGTCCGGACCGGCACTGTGTCTATCTATCTGTATCTCCATTGTCAGATTCCAAATACGTAACTACTAATTCGAGTAGATATAGTAAACACTAACGTAGGAAAGTCAGAGATTGGGCTTGGCATTACAACGTATATTTGCGGATTAATTTGCCTAACtctttaatactttttttttttgaacttaactTTTTAATAGTAAGTTGAATATTGTGCGGACAACTGGAACACGACGGCATAGGGTATTTTATAGgttacttatatttaaaaatacactCCAAATATGTCACTGATTCTAGTAGAAACGTTCTTAATAACGCGACTAATATGTGAAGAACGTGAAAGGTTCATGTTTTACATCTTATTACATCAGGTTGTTCGTTGCTCTATTGTTGCATTCGGTTCATCAATACATTTGAACTTTGTATAATGAATGGCAAACGCATCGATCCTCtaaaattacataaaacttCCTTATCTAAAAATGCTTGATAAGTACCTATGAATATAATATAGTATGAAAATGCGTATGTAtgaattttctattttagaacCGTTTATATGATCAAAATCAGTATAGTTTTTTTCAcactttaatttagaaattaaacaataacttttTCCATACATAATAATTTACTTTAATTTGCATATATAGATGGGTGACATTAAAGATTAATATTCATCTAACTTGTAGAAGTAAATTGAAAACTTCCttgagaaaaatatttatattctttaacCTATCTATgtagtactccctccgtttcacaaaaataaaaattttagtattttcacacatattaaaaatacattaaatcactataataaatatataatttttgtaaattttaatttttaataatttttaaccaagattaattcaataaagtcaacTTTTTGCATATATAGATGAGTGGCATTAAAGATCAATATTCATCTAACTTGTATAAGTAAATTGAAAACTTCCttgagaaaaatatttatattctttaaactATCTAGGTAGTACTCCCTCAgtttcacaaaaataattttttttagtattttctcatatattaaaaaatacattaaatcactataataaataaattattttctgtaatttttaatttttaataatttttaaccaaaagtaattcaataaagtcaattaatttttttaaagagcgcaactttttcataaaaaaatataaatgatctatttttgtgaaacaattttttttctgaaacgtCTAACTTAATGAAACGAaatgaatatattatattatagtttaGTTAAGATCGTAGCCtaaacttcttctttttgggtaaaataataagaaaatgtaACCAACATTATGATTGTAGCCTATATGTCCATAACACGTACACAATGTTTAAAGAATCCAATCTTGGTTAGTCCAGCCAGTTGGAAGCTACTAACGAAATCTTGCCAGACCAGAGGCACCAAAGTGCATCTCAACAATACGTTCGTGGAGCGGCTCAATTGTCACCAAACATTTTTCTCTCCCATAAAAATTTCACCCaactaattattaaaaagtgAAACATTATCGTATTGGATGAATATGATTTCAACCAACTACAAAATCTGCTACTATACGATATAATAAATTTGTCTCGTACCAGAAAATAAATACTATATAGAGTGTTCGTAATCAGGGCCAAAGGACACGCACGAAGAGGAACACGACTTAACccaaaacaacaataaaaacaaaataagactTCCATGTTTCCAGAGTTTGTCTTTCCTACAACGAGCAAGAATACAAGTGCTAACTTGGTTTGATCCGGATTAATTGGTTAGGTTTATTGTCTATACTAGTGAAAAGTACTTGACAGATTTGAATTGATCATTTAGTTTCATTTGGACCCCACGAGGCTATGTGTCAAAGTGTCAGTAGACAAGTACGCAAAGTGAGACAAATCTGGATACATCAAACTCATTCAAATTCCTCGCATTAAATCCATTATTGTTTGATATGTGTCacataaaatttacaaatcCGTTTACGTACTAAATCAACCTTTTGTCTTACTTTGTCACGTCTTCAAATTAATTGTCACATTTTGTCAATAATTTATGTACTTTGAAAGGATTTTCATAGAAAATCTCGATTTTAGATTAATGCATGTTCTAACGTTATTTCTCATTTCTTCTCACATAACAGAAGACCCCATTGGATAGTAATTACGAAGAACTCGTAGAtaataaatacaaatacttTCTTAATTGACACGCGTCTGCATATATTACATTTACGAAGAAAGATAATTAAAACTTAGTAGAACTAGTCGAAAACAATTTGCCACCTATTTTCTTGTTCatctttttttcttacaaaaacaaaatgcgATGAATAA
Above is a window of Brassica napus cultivar Da-Ae chromosome A10, Da-Ae, whole genome shotgun sequence DNA encoding:
- the LOC106356483 gene encoding protein DOWNSTREAM OF FLC; the protein is MFMEMARSYAPLLAVMCVSLLPLAAMAAGTPFHIEGCVYCDTCRFGFETIATKYITGAKLKIVCKDSVTLKSEVVGEAVTGRRGRYRVSVKGDRQDQQCLAVLVNSPISNCQFPDPGRNTATVILTRSNGAASTRHFANAMGFFRDEPLRGCATLRKQYLAEGDYRAI